A window of the Tissierellales bacterium genome harbors these coding sequences:
- a CDS encoding PTS sugar transporter subunit IIB — MSVSFVRIDDRVIHGQIVVVWSKIRPCDGIIAVDDDIAKDKVLSMVYKNAAPVGVKAVVLSVAEGLQKLPQAQGSKKNYFIIAKTPITLAKLVQGGFELGVKKINVGPMSSRDGAITVGSNACVTPEEAKAFDVLVEAGYEIEFQLVPEKKAYTWESVRDKF; from the coding sequence ATGTCAGTAAGTTTTGTGAGAATAGATGATAGAGTGATACATGGTCAAATTGTGGTAGTTTGGTCTAAGATACGTCCATGCGATGGAATAATAGCGGTAGATGATGATATTGCTAAAGATAAGGTATTGTCAATGGTTTATAAGAATGCGGCTCCTGTGGGAGTAAAAGCTGTTGTGCTTTCAGTCGCTGAAGGACTTCAAAAATTACCACAGGCTCAAGGGAGTAAAAAAAATTACTTTATAATAGCAAAGACACCTATTACTCTTGCTAAATTAGTACAAGGTGGATTTGAATTGGGTGTAAAAAAAATAAATGTAGGACCTATGAGCTCTAGAGATGGAGCGATTACAGTTGGTTCTAATGCTTGTGTTACACCAGAAGAAGCTAAGGCGTTTGATGTTTTAGTTGAAGCTGGATATGAAATTGAGTTTCAATTGGTTCCGGAAAAGAAAGCCTACACTTGGGAGAGTGTTCGCGATAAATTCTAG